CTCCCGCGGACCGTCCTGCGTGACGGTGTTTACCGCCTGTTCGTAATCGCGCCACTGGAGGTCGCGATGTTCGTTCGAAAGTTCCGCGCTCGCCTCGAAGGACTTCGCCACGAAGAGGTGAACGGTCTTGTGGATCGTCTTGCCGTTCGCCTCGAAGACGTAGTCGTAGTCCTCGCGAAAACCGTCGAGGAGCCGGAACTGCTCGATACCTGCCTCTTCCTTTACTTCGCGGATCGCCGTCTGCTGTAGCTCTTCATCTCCTTCGACACCGCCCTTGGGAAACTCCCAATCGCCTGGGCGGCTCTTGAGTAGAAGATACTCGCGCCGGCCCCGCGTATCGCGGAAGAGGATCGCGCCTGCGCTCGTAGCTTCGACTGCCATTAACTGGGCTAACAGGTGCGACGTTAAGAGAATATCGGACTGTTCGTCCAGCGTATACGGTTTGCCGTGCCAATTCGGCGGCCATCGCGGCCGAACGCTCGCCGTTTTCGGGGCGTTCGTCCCGGTTCACGAATCGTTCGCCCATCAGCGCGCCCGACTCGAGCGGCGCCCGCGCGCCATCTCAGCAAGCTTTTACGCCCCGGCCGTTGACGAATGGACGACCAGCCATGACCTTCGTGACCCGTCTGACGCTCCAGAGCGGCGATCGCGCCGCGCTCGACGCCATCGTCGACGACATCAAATCGACCGCCGAACGCAAGGGCGCCGCGCTGAAAGGCCCCCACTCTCACCCCCCGGAGAAACACTCCGTGCCCCAGCACTGCCGGCTCCACGCCGACGACGAGCGGCGATTCTCCTCGTGGAGCTACACCGTCTTCACCCGCGAACTCGAGATTCACGGTCACGACAACCTCGCGCGCAACATCGCCTCGCAGAACTTCCCCGACTCGGTCCACATCGAGGCCGAGGTCGAGCAGATCCGCGGCGCCGGGCAGAGCAACTGAGCGCCAACGACGCGACTGCGGTTTCGATCTCGAGTCTCTCTCGACCCCGTTTGCGATCGTTTCACCGCCAAACGTTCCGTTAGCCGAGCATACGTCCGCATAACTACCACCGGCTCGCCGGATCGTCGGGACGATGACGGACGATCGATCCGACACGGCGCGACGACGCTTCTTGCAGGTGCTCGGCGCTGGAACGGCGCTGGGTATCGGTGCATCGACGACGGCCACGGCCAGTGGCGACGGCGACAAATCTGCGACGCCGACGGTCACGGCCGGTGACGACGATCCGGAGGCGGCGCTCGACGATCCGGGACTGATAACCGCGGAGAGCGACGCCGACTTCGAGACGACCGTCGCGCGCGTCGAACCGGCCCTCGAGGTGCGAGACCTGCTGCTCGTCGCGACGATCGACCACGCGGAAAACGCCGAGTCGGCCGATATGGACCTCCCGCCGACGACGCTGTTCCTCTTCGGTAATCCCGCGGCCGGGACGCCGCTGATGCGGGCGAGTCGCTCGGTCGCGATCGACCTCCCGCAGAAACTGCTCGTCTGGGAGGCCGACGGGCAGGTGTTCGTGACCTACAACGATCCGCGGTATCTGGCTCGCCGGCACGACCTCGAGGGTGTCGACCAGCAGCTGACGGGCGTCGCCGACGCGCTGGCCGACCTCGCCAGTGCGGTCGCCGGTACCGAACCCGACGCCGGCGAGGACTGACCGATCGACGCCGCGCCGCTCGTCTCGAGCGGTCGGTCGTGACGTGCTCGTCGCCCACGAACCGTGCGAAGAGGTGCAGTACTTTTGACCCGTCACGACGAGACACGGGTATGAGCACGGACGACCTCGTCTCGCTGCGTCGAGACCTCCACCGGCGACCCGAACCGGCCTGGTGCGAGTTCTACACCACCGCACGACTCGTCGACGAACTCGAGTCCAGACTGGGCGACGACCTCGACGAACTCCACGTCGGCCCCGACGCCATCGCGGGCGACCACCGGATGGCCGTCCCCGACGAGGCGGAACTGACCCGCTGGCTCGACCGGGCCCGCGAGGCCGGCGCCGACGAGGAGGTCCTCGAGTCCCTCGCGGGCGGCTACACGGGCGCCGTCGCCGTCTTAGAGCGCGGCGAGGGACCGACGGTGGGCCTGCGCGTCGACATCGACGGGCTCCCGCGCGAGGAGAGCGACGCTCCCGACCACGCTCCCGCCGCGGCGGGGTTCCGCTCGGAACACGAGGGCGCGATGCACGCCTGCGGCCACGACGCCCACGCGACCATCGGGATCGGCGTCGCAGAGCGGATCGCCGCGAGCGACGACTTCTCGGGGACGCTGAAGGTGTTCTTCCAGCCCGCCGAGGAGGTCGTCGGCGGCGGCAAGTCGATGGCGAAGAGCGAGCACATCGCGGACGTCGACCGACTGCTCGCGATCCACATCGGGCTCGACCACCCGACCGGCGAGATCGTCGCCGGCATCGACGGCTTCCTCGCCGTGCGCCACCTCGAGGCCGAGTTCGCCGGCGAGTCGGCCCACGCCGGCGGCCACCCCGAACAGGGGCGCAACGCCGTCCAGGCGATGGCGACCGCAGTGCAAAATCTCTACGGGATCCCGCGGCACAACGACGGCAAGACCCGGATCAACGCCGGCGTCGTCGAGGGCGGCAGCGCCGCCAACATCATTCCGGACGAGGCGCGCATCCTCGCGGAGGTCCGGGGCGAGACGACCGACCTGATGGAGTACATGGACCGGAAGGCCCGCCACGTGATCCGATCGGCCGCCGAGATGCACGAGTGCGAGGTCTCGTTCGGCCTCGGGGCGGAGGCCCCGAGCGCGACAAGCGACCAGCGACTCGTCGACGTCGTCGCCGACGTCGCCGGCGAGACCGCGGGCGTCGAGAACGTCCTCGAGCGCGACGACCTCGGCGGCAGCGAGGACGCGACGTACCTCATGCAGGCCGTCCAGGAGAACGGCGGCGAGGCGTGTTACGTCGGCATCGGGACCGACCACCCCGGCGGCCACCACAGCGCGACGTTCGACGTCGACGAGGCGAGCATCGCCCACGGCGTCGACGTCGTCTCCGGTGCGATCGAGCGACTCGGCCGCGGACGGCCCTGAAGGCGTTCCGGCGGTGAACAAACGGATCGAACGGCTTCGATCGACGATGGGCGGCTCGGCGCCGCTGCCGTCGTCGGATCAGTGGTCGCCGTCGTGATCGACGACGACCTCGAGGTCGAACGGCTCGTCGGCCGGGGCCGATTCGGGCTCGAGGTAGCCGACCGCGAAGGCCGAGGAGACGGTCCCGGCGTCGGGTTCGACGTCGAACGTCGCGACGGCGTCGCCGTCGTTGGCGTCGGTCGCGGGTCGGACCTCGAGGGTGTACATATCCCCGGGGACCTCGACGGCGGCCGCGTCGCCGAAGGCGGCGCCCTCGAACAGCACCGTCTCGCCGTCGCCGGCGGTGACGTCGACCGCGGGGGCGTCCGGCGAGGCGTGGACGAGACGAATGCGGGCCTGATCGCCGGGATCGCTCAGGTCGTCCTCGTAAACCATCACCTCGAACGGCTGATCGTCCCCTTCGAGTTCGCCCACCGCGGCGACGGTGTAGTCCCCCTCGCCGACCTCGAGGTCGTCGTCGAAGACGACCGTGTCGGGATCCCCGGCGGCCGTGATCTCGACCGCGTAGGTCCCGGGCTCGAGTGGGAGGTAGTCGCTGACGGCCCGGTAGGGGACGTCCTCGAGGACGGCGTCGCCGTCGACCCAGACGTCGACGTTCGGCGCGTCCGGGGAGAGGTGGGCGACGCGGACGTTCCCCATCGCTTCGTCCATGTCGTCGCTCTCGGACTCGTTGTTCATGTCTTCGGCTCCGTTCTCCATGTCGTCGCCGTTCGCCCCGTCGTCGGACATCTCCTCGTCCTCCGAATCGTCGCCGCCACCCGTGCAACCGGCGATCGCGACGATGCCGGTGGAGCCGATCAGTGACAGTGCGCGTCGGCGCGTGTGATTTCGTGTCACGATACGACGTATCAGACAGCCGTGAATCACGAGTTTCCCTAACAGTGAAGGGTTTTGGCCAGAACTCGTTTCCGTCACGAAGGTAAGAACGTCCTCGAGCAATCCGGTATAGCAGAAATGAACCATGAATCGGCTCGAGTTATCTGGCCGGGAGCGGCCTCCGAGCACCGCGAGGAGTCCGCGATCCGGGGAAGGGCAGGCCGTCGCCCGGTAGCGACCGTGAGCGAGGCCGCAGGCCGAGCGAGCGGGCCGACGACTGACCCGGAAGCGCGCTGTGCGCGGCTGAAGGGGAAGGAGGAGTGCTTTTCATCAAAGTTTTGCCGAGGGTGCGCCGCAGGCGCACCCGCAGAGCAAAAGTTTGTTAGTATTTAGGATCGGCCCCGGTCGTCTCGTAGACGGACTCCATCAGGTCGTCGCGCCGTTGCTGCCAGTGCTCGAGGGCGGCGGGGTGGTGGGGGTACTCCTCGTAGAGTTCGAGCAGGTCGTCGGCGCGGCGCTTCGTTCGGAAGAGGTTCCAGATCGTGTCCCAGTGCTCGCGGCTCTTGTACAGGCTCTCTGCGGCGAGCTTCGGACCGATGCTCGTGCTGCCGGAGTACAGCGCTTCGGCGAGTTTCTCGCCGGGCATCGCGGCGAGCAGCCCCATCAGGTCGTCGACGTCGACGGCCGTCGAGAGGATGTTGTAGACGTCCAGCGCGGCGTAGCGGGCGCCGAAGTGGTCCATGACGCGCTCGTTGTACTCCCAGAGGGCCTTCTCGCTGAGGTCGCCGGTCTCGAGGCCCTCGACCGCGGCCTCGGCGGCGTACTTGCCGGCGTAAGCGGCGCCGGCGATGCCGCCGCCGGTGGTGGGGTTGACGTGACCCGCGGCGTCGCCGACGGCCATGTAGCCCGGGTGGACGGCCGAGTCGTAGGGCCGGCGAGTGGGGAGGGCCGCGCCGAGTTTGTCCTCGACCTCGGCGCCGCGGAACTCGGAGCGGTTCTCGAGGTCGCGCTTGAGGTCGTCGACGAGTTTCATCGGCTCCTCGGTCATCTGGAAGCCCAGTCCGGCGTTGATCTCGGTGTCGGTTCGCGGGAAGTACCAGAGGTAGCCCGCGGCGCGCTCGGTCGGCTTGAACACGAGCGCGTCGTCCCACTCGACGGGATCGTCGACGCGGACGATCTCGCGGTAGGCCGAACAGAAGTGGCTGTAGTTGACGTTCGTGTCGAACGTCGACGTCGAGAAGTCGACGTGGTCCTGTAGGACCGACAGCGAGCCCGCGGCGTCGATGACGACGTCGGCCTCGTAGGTTCGGGGCTCGCCCTTCCGGATCGCTTCCACGCCGGTGACCTGCCCGTCGTCGGCCTGCGTGACGTTCTTCACGACCGTATCGTAGTGGAAGTCGGCGCCCGCGTCCGCTGCACCCTCGATGATCAGGCGGCCGTACTCCCAGCGGTCGATGACCGCTAACTCGCCGGG
This portion of the Haloterrigena gelatinilytica genome encodes:
- a CDS encoding bis(5'-nucleosyl)-tetraphosphatase, producing the protein MAVEATSAGAILFRDTRGRREYLLLKSRPGDWEFPKGGVEGDEELQQTAIREVKEEAGIEQFRLLDGFREDYDYVFEANGKTIHKTVHLFVAKSFEASAELSNEHRDLQWRDYEQAVNTVTQDGPREILEQAHDFLDEREEDEE
- a CDS encoding uS10/mL48 family ribosomal protein, which translates into the protein MTFVTRLTLQSGDRAALDAIVDDIKSTAERKGAALKGPHSHPPEKHSVPQHCRLHADDERRFSSWSYTVFTRELEIHGHDNLARNIASQNFPDSVHIEAEVEQIRGAGQSN
- a CDS encoding DUF302 domain-containing protein encodes the protein MTDDRSDTARRRFLQVLGAGTALGIGASTTATASGDGDKSATPTVTAGDDDPEAALDDPGLITAESDADFETTVARVEPALEVRDLLLVATIDHAENAESADMDLPPTTLFLFGNPAAGTPLMRASRSVAIDLPQKLLVWEADGQVFVTYNDPRYLARRHDLEGVDQQLTGVADALADLASAVAGTEPDAGED
- a CDS encoding amidohydrolase, which produces MSTDDLVSLRRDLHRRPEPAWCEFYTTARLVDELESRLGDDLDELHVGPDAIAGDHRMAVPDEAELTRWLDRAREAGADEEVLESLAGGYTGAVAVLERGEGPTVGLRVDIDGLPREESDAPDHAPAAAGFRSEHEGAMHACGHDAHATIGIGVAERIAASDDFSGTLKVFFQPAEEVVGGGKSMAKSEHIADVDRLLAIHIGLDHPTGEIVAGIDGFLAVRHLEAEFAGESAHAGGHPEQGRNAVQAMATAVQNLYGIPRHNDGKTRINAGVVEGGSAANIIPDEARILAEVRGETTDLMEYMDRKARHVIRSAAEMHECEVSFGLGAEAPSATSDQRLVDVVADVAGETAGVENVLERDDLGGSEDATYLMQAVQENGGEACYVGIGTDHPGGHHSATFDVDEASIAHGVDVVSGAIERLGRGRP
- a CDS encoding DUF4397 domain-containing protein yields the protein MTRNHTRRRALSLIGSTGIVAIAGCTGGGDDSEDEEMSDDGANGDDMENGAEDMNNESESDDMDEAMGNVRVAHLSPDAPNVDVWVDGDAVLEDVPYRAVSDYLPLEPGTYAVEITAAGDPDTVVFDDDLEVGEGDYTVAAVGELEGDDQPFEVMVYEDDLSDPGDQARIRLVHASPDAPAVDVTAGDGETVLFEGAAFGDAAAVEVPGDMYTLEVRPATDANDGDAVATFDVEPDAGTVSSAFAVGYLEPESAPADEPFDLEVVVDHDGDH
- a CDS encoding geranylgeranyl reductase family protein, which gives rise to MSTQEQSTTAASETHSPDVVVVGAGTAGCYAAATVAREGYDVVVLERKTEDEAGHIACGDALKGADAFPESIPKSQIEPAFTNTGVDHGRFEIPQEDTVLEIPIPGELAVIDRWEYGRLIIEGAADAGADFHYDTVVKNVTQADDGQVTGVEAIRKGEPRTYEADVVIDAAGSLSVLQDHVDFSTSTFDTNVNYSHFCSAYREIVRVDDPVEWDDALVFKPTERAAGYLWYFPRTDTEINAGLGFQMTEEPMKLVDDLKRDLENRSEFRGAEVEDKLGAALPTRRPYDSAVHPGYMAVGDAAGHVNPTTGGGIAGAAYAGKYAAEAAVEGLETGDLSEKALWEYNERVMDHFGARYAALDVYNILSTAVDVDDLMGLLAAMPGEKLAEALYSGSTSIGPKLAAESLYKSREHWDTIWNLFRTKRRADDLLELYEEYPHHPAALEHWQQRRDDLMESVYETTGADPKY